A window of Cyanobacterium sp. T60_A2020_053 genomic DNA:
ACATAACCCCACATATGGGAATCATAGCTATTATTGCGATTATCCCCCAATACTAAATAATTATCAGGAGGCACTACCACCGGACCGAAATTGTAGGAGGGCGCTTCTTTGATATAATCCTCTTCAACTACTTTTCCGTTAACTGTCACAACTCGATCTTTAACCATCACTTCATCTCCCGGAATGCCAATCACGCGCTTAATAAAAGCCGAATTAAAACCCTCTTTTTGTAATGCTTCTGTGGCATTGAAAACAATAATTTCTTCCCTTTTTGGAGTGCGAAAACGATAAGTCATTTTTTCGATAATTAACTTATCATTAATTTGTAAAGTTGGCTCCATAGAAGAAGAAGGAATATAGCGCGCTTCCGCTACAAAAGTGCGAATGCCAAAAGAAAGAAACAAAGCAAGAATAATGGTTTGGACAACTTCCTTAATCACATTTTCCCCTTCTGGAGGAGTCTTATCGGTAGGATTTTGAGGGGTTAATTTTTCGGTCATGGTTATGATAAAGCTATTTTGCATTGACTATTCTATCTTAAAAGGGCAATGAATAATGGACAATGGATAATGATTAATTAACTTAGAGGATTTTATTTCAAGTTCGTTTGATTACTCATAAATCAATTAAAAATAATCTTAGTTCAATTTATTGAACGTAAAATCATTAGCCGTGTAATTCATTACACGGTGAGGAAATTGCGAAGATACAATCTTTTAATAACTAATTATCCGAACTTGATATTACAACACATTTCGGACGAATAAATCACGTTTTTTGTTTCTCGCAAAGGCGCGAAGACGCAAAGAGAGTCTTTGTGACAATCTAAAGTGTAGTTTAAGGAAATGAAAACTGCTGTAAGCCCTTGATTTATTCTTCCATAAGTAATAAGTCAGGAAAAGACGGTAGGGTTTTATAATTGAAGTTTGACAATTAAAAAAGCAAAATATATTTATGCCTTCTATTTCTAATTTACATCAACAACTAAAAAATAAAGAACGTAGCGCCCGAGAAATCACCGAAGAATATTTAACTATTATTGAACAACGAGAGCCACAATTAAAAAGTTTTTTGCATATCACTGCCGATTTAGCCCGAGACGGTGCGCGCCGAGTGGACGAGAAAATCAGTAGGGGCGAAGAAATTGGCATCCTTGAAGGTATCCCCATGGCCATTAAAGATAATATGTCCACCAAAGGTATTCCCACCACTTGTGGTTCAAGAATACTAGAAAATTTTAAACCTAGTTATGAATCCACCGTGACAGAAAAACTACACCAACAAGGGGCGATTATTCTCGGTAAAACTAACCTTGATGAATTTGCCATGGGAAGCTCAACGGAAAATTCTGCCTATCAAGTTACCGCTAACCCTTGGGATTTAACCAGAGTGCCGGGAGGCTCTTCTGGTGGTTCAGCCGCCGCCGTAGCAGGGGGAGAATGCGTCGTTTCCCTCGGTTCAGATACGGGAGGCTCGATCCGTCAACCAGCGTCTTTATGTGGCGTGGTGGGCTTAAAACCGACCTATGGTTTAGTTTCTCGCTTCGGGTTAGTGGCTTATGCTTCTTCTTTGGATCAAATTGGTCCTTTTGCCCAAACGGTAGAAGACAGCGCCCTCCTCCTTAGCGCCATTGCTGGGTATGACTCGAAAGATTCCACCAGTTTAAAAGTGGAAATCCCTGATTATACGCAATTTTTTAGCACCGATTTACAGGGTGTCAAAGTGGGTATTATTACGGAAACTTTTGGAGAAGGTTTAGATGCCGAAGTAGCCCAATCTGTCCATGACGGGGTTAAAGTATTAGAGGGGATGGGCGCTGTGGTTAAACAAATTTCTTGCCCTCGTTTTCGCTACGGTTTACCAGTCTATTACATTATCGCGCCCTCCGAAGCCTCTGCCAACCTCGCCCGTTATGATGCCGTTAAATATGGTTTACGGGAAGATAGTGAAAATTTACTAGAAATGTACACCAAGACACGGGCGCTGGGTTTCGGTAAGGAAGTAAAAAGACGTATCATGTTAGGCACTTATACCCTCTCGGCAGGTTATTATGATGCTTATTACCTCAAAGCGCAAAAAGTGAGAACTTTAATTAAACAAGATTTTGATCAGGCTTTTGCTGATGTGGATGTGTTAATTTCTCCCACTTCTCCCACTACGGCTTTTAAAGCTGGAGAAAAAACTGATGATCCTCTTACCATGTATTTATCGGATTTAATGACTATTCCTGTTAACCTCGCTGGATTACCCGGCATGAGTATTCCTTGCGGTTTCGATGGGCAAAATTTACCCATTGGTATGCAATTAATTGGTAATGTATTGAGGGAAGATATTTTATTTAAAGTTGGTTACGCTTTTCAACACGCTACCGACTGGCACACGAAAAAACCCATTTTCTAGGTAACGGATTGGGGAAGGAATGAATTATGAATTCTGAATTATGAGTTATGAAACTGAATGTTACGCAAAAATAGAATTAATTGTTGGTGTCGGGTGTCCCGGTGTTAGGTTAAAGAATTGACAAGAAACTTATGTTTATTGATCTTTTTCTTGTACAAAAGTCTATGGAGGGAAGGGTTTTAAACCTGAAACCTGCTACCTGCTACCTGAAACCTCCCTTAACTTTGCCCTTTTATCCTTTGCCCGTTGAAAAATCTAAATGTTTTTTCCTGCTTTATCTTCAAACTTGTCATTTTTGCGTTTGCCTGTGCGTTGGCTGAGGTTAATACCTTTTACCATTCAAGCCTCCCTAGTGGTTGGTTTAGTGGGCTATTTTTCCTATCGTAATGGCATGCAGACGGTGGAATATTTCGCTGATAACACCATGACGGATATTAGCCAGCGCACTTCACACTATCTTGACACCTATTTAGATAAAGCCCAAGCCATTAATCAACTTAATATAGAAGCCTATCAAACGGGGTTAATTGATTTAAAAGATCAAGAAAATTTAGCTCAATATTTTTATCATCAAGTTAAACAATTTGACTTTGCTTATGTTAATGTGGGGGGCGCTGATGGTAGTTTTACGGGCGCTGGTTATGTCAATCGTTGGGCAAAAGAGTTAGAAATTGTTTTGATGAAATCATCTCAACCGGGTGATTTAGTCATTCACAATACGGATGACGAAGGAAATATACTAGAAATCAAAAAAATTATCAAAGATAGCAAAATTTTACAAACATCTTGGTATCAAGATGCCGTCAACGCTAAAGAGAGTATTTGGAGTAATATTTATTTTTGGGGCGATGAAGAAGCTAACCACATGATTAGTATATCCACCAGCGCCCCTCTCCGTGATCAAAATAATCAGTTAATCGGAGTATTTGGCGTTGATATAGAATTAGGGCAGATCAATCAATTTTTAGCCCAAATTAAAACCCATCCTCAACAACATATCTTCATTATCGAGCCATCGGGGTTAATGGTTGCCAACTCAGAAAACGTAGTTAATAGCTTATTTTTAAACGGAAAAGGCGAGAGATTGTCAGCTTTAACCGTTGATTCACCACTAATTAATGAAGTTAGTCAAGAATTATTACAAAAATATGGACAATGGCAAAATATTCCTCCCGAAATAATCCGTTTATCGAATCAAACCTATGTTAAAGTGACACCCTATCAAGATGAAGGGGGATTAAATTGGTTAATGGTGACGGTAATCCCTCAATCTGCTTTACAGGGAGAATTAGGGCGCAATCTCTCCTTTACCCTCGTCATGACTGGCACGGCTTTGATTTTAATGGCTTTTTTGGGGGTAATAACTTCCAAACGTAATCAAAATCTACCCGGTGTGATTTATAAATATGTGAAGGGCGCTGATGGTAAAGATAAATTTATCAGTGTTAGTGAAAAATGTCACGAACTTTGCGGTATTTCCGGCGAATCTCTGCTTAAATCTAGCGATGTATTTTGGCAAGGAATCCACCCCGATGACATCTCCTTAGTTAAAGACAACATGGAAAAATCGGCTAACACCTTACAACCATTTCAGGGTGAAGTGCGCCTCAAAATGCCCGATAATAATTACCGTTGGTTTGAAGCCGCTGCCATTCCCAGTAAACAAATTAACGGTGACATTATTTGGGAAGGTTTTTTAATCGACATCACCACTCGCAAAGAATCAGAAATTGCCATCAAAGAAGCCAAAGAAAAAGCAGAAAGGGCAACTCAAGCCAAAAGCCAATTTTTAGCTAACATGAGTCACGAAATCCGCACTCCTATGAATGGAGTTATCGGTATCATTAAACTACTAGAAGATACTCCCCTTAATGAAGAACAACAAGACTTAGTACAAACGATCCGAGATAGCGGTGAAACTCTTTTAACTGTTATTAATGATATTCTTGATTTTTCTAAAATCGAATCAGGTAATTTCACCGTTGAAAATCACATCTTCAATTTACCCCAAGTGATTGATTCTATCACTAAATTATTTGAACAACAAGCACTTCAAAAATACATTGATTTTCGCACCAAAATTGAATCATCTATGCCAGAAATGGTGCGAGGAGACTGCACCCGTTTACGGCAAATTTTACTTAATTTAGTAGGTAATGCCATCAAATTTACTAATCAAGGTGAAGTTGTCTTAACCATCGGCGCGCGCCGTCTCAACCATAATCAACAAGAATTATTTATTAGTATTCAGGATACTGGTATTGGTATCGCTGAAGATCGCATTTTTCTTTTATTCAAACCCTTTACCCAAGCGGATAACTCCATCAGTAGGCAGTTTGGTGGCACAGGATTAGGCTTGAGTATCAGTAAAAGTTTAGTTAAGCTGATGGGGGGGAAAATTTGGGCAGTGAGTAACGGTAAAATTGGCGGTGATCCTCCTGAAAATTGGCAGTATAATCAAGATTATCAACCCTCAGTAGGTTCAACTTTTTATTTTAATATCATAGTAGAAACCGTTGTAGAAGTAGAAATCAATCATTCTCCGTCTTCTGCACAAAATCAAACTAATAACGAGGGAAAAGACACTAACTTAACCATTCTTCTTGCCGAAGATAACCGGGTTAATCAAAAAGTAGCTTTGTTAACCCTAAAAAAATTAGGCTACACCGCTGATGTTGCCTGTAATGGCAAAGAAGTATTAGCAAAACTTGATAAGATACCCTATGATGTAATTTTGATGGATATGCAAATGCCCGAAATGGATGGTTTAACCGCCACTCGCAAAATTAGGGAAGAATATCAACATCAACCATATATTATTGCTTTGACAGCTAATGCGCTGGATGGAGACGCTCAAATTTGTTTTGAAGCGGGAATGAATGACTATATCAGTAAACCCTTGCGCCTTGAAGTTTTACAAAAAGCCCTCAATTTTAAAATTTAATGTAATACGGAGAGAGTATTATGAAAACCAAAGAAAATCAAGCAAAGCAAAATAGTTGGTGGAGTCGCCCTCTTTGGGGAGAATCATCTTTTGTAAATTGGTTCACAGAATGGCTAAAAAGTCTTAATTATGCAAAGGAAGAAATACCAGAAAGTACCGTAATTATTTATCAAGATTCTCTTCGTCAAATGAAAAATATCGGGGCGCTAATGCGCACCATTGACAGCGAAAAATTTACGGGGAGAGAATTTATTAGTTTTTTATCCATTAATGCCCAAGTTAGCAAAGATCAAGGTGCTTTTGAGGGTTTAAAAAGTAGTTTAGACTTGTTACGGGTAGCTTTAGAAACTAAAGATAGTTTTCTCAAAATTGAGCAAACAGAAAGTCGTTATCGAGGTTATGCACAACAGGATTTTTATGACTATGTTTATGAACTTTTACAACAAGATTTAGACATTTCTGAGTTTAAAAAACTTGTAGAAGTGCAAGTGGCTCAAATCATTCCTAAAGTTAAAACTGAAGAAGGAAAAGCGGCTATTCAATCTTATTGCAATCAGTTAGATATTCTCTCTAAAGATAGGTTAGGTTTAAAATTATTAGCACTTTTTAAAGAATATGACCTCAGTAATTTTTCTTTATTAAAAACTGTAGCTGAAATTGCTGATAGTTTCTATGATAAAAATCTTAATAGCCTCAAAGAATTTATGGTAATTGTCCAAATTAATACAGAAATTTTCGTCAAATTAGGGCAGATTATTAAAGTTCCTACTGCTAAAAATACTCCTCAAACCTATGCTCTCTTTTTACAATATATTGCCATGAGAAATAGACATCAACAGTCTTTTGCTCAATTTCAACAGTTAGTTGTACTCTTGAAAGATTGGGTAAGATTTTATCAGCCATTAATAGCAATTAGAAAGGAATATCCCCCCGAAGATTTTAAGCAACCTAAAGTTTTTGAGGAGGAAATACCGGGATTAGTTATCTATGAAAAATATGAACAATATTTGAATGCTTTGTAAATTTAGGGGACTTCCCATCAGGTTTCCACCTTTGAAAAGCAGAGAATTTGCAAAGTGGGTATCAAAACGCTTTGCCCTCACCCCTAACCCCTCTCCCATAGGAGAGGGGAGTAATATTTTATAATAATTGATTAATTAGTAATTTAAAACCTCTTAATTTTAGACTGTTAGCTAGTTTGAGAAAATGACAATTTTAAGAATGCAAACGCCCTGCTTGAAAAGGGAAGATTTTTATTTGGTTTTAATGGTAGTGTTATTTCTTTTGATTTTATAGAATTATTAATAATGATATTAAAAATTACGGGTAAAACAAAATTGTTAGGGATTATTGGTGATCCTATTGAGCATTCTTTATCCCCTATTATTCAAAATCGGGCGCTAGAATTGAAAGGCTTAGATTATCTTTATGTGCCTTTTGCGGTGAAAGGAGAAGATTTAGCAACGGCTTTAAATGGTTTTTGGGTGACGGGTATTCACGGTTTTAATGTAACGATTCCCCATAAACAGGCGGTTATGCCTTTATTAAAGCATATTTCCCCCAGCGCCCTCCTCATCGGTGCAGTCAACACGGTGTGGCGCATGGCGGATGGTTGGCATGGCACAAATACCGATATAGATGGTTTTATGGCGCCTTTGCAAAGGTTAAATCGCTGTTGGCAGGATATTTCCCCTTTAATTATCGGTAATGGTGGGGCGGCGCGCGCCGTAGTGGTGGGGTGCGCTAAATTAGGATGTAAAAATATTAAAGTAATCGGGCGTAATCAAGAAAAGTTAGCACAATTTAAAGATAGCTGGGATTATGCCCAATTAAATGCGCCCATTGATATTTATACTATGGATCAATTACCTAGTTTAATTCCTGCTAGTGAGTTAATTGTTAATACTACTCCCATGGGAATGTCACCCCATAGCGCCCTCAGCCCTTTATCATTATCTGAGATTAAACTATTATCATCATGCCATATTGTTTATGATTTGATTTATAATCCTAGCCCTACTTTATTATTACAACAGGCACAACAACAGGGTGCTACTATTATTGATGGTACTGAAATGTTAGTACAACAAGGCGCAGTGGGTTTTCAAATTTGGACTGGAGAAACACCACCCCTCGAAGAAATGGGAAGGGCGCTGGGGGATTTTCTTCATTAAATGCAAGAAAGGGACAAAAGATATGGAATTGAAAATAAAAAAATAATGACTTCTTCACTGCTTCCATAGTTCCATATCCTAAAATCTTAAGATTTGCTCTTCATAGTAGGCATTTGTAACAAAACTTAATATAATAATAGTGTAATAAGTATAAGTTACTAGCAATTATGTTTATTAGTGAATTTCCATATCTTACAGCAATGATAGCTTTACCGTTGGTGGGCGCCCTTGCCATTCCCCTTATCCCCGACAAATACGGTAAAAATATCCGCAATTATACTCTTATCATTTCTTTATTAAACTTTGGCTTAATCGTTTACGGCTTTTGGCAAAATTTTACCATCGGCATTACCGACTTACAACTACAAGAATCCTATAACTGGTTTCCTGAAATTGGATTGCGGTGGGCGCTGGGAGTAGATGGCATCTCTATGCCCTTGATTATTCTATCAGGATTAATTTCTACCCTCGCCATCCTCGCTTCATGGCAAGTGCAAAATAAATCAAAACTATATTACTTCCTATTATTAGTTCTTTCCAGCGCCCAAATCGGAGTATTTGCCGCCCAAGACTTATTATTATTTTTCTTCATGTGGGAATTAGAATTAGTTCCCGTTTATATTTTAATCTCCATTTGGGGTGGTAATAAACGTCTTTATGCCGCCACCAAATTTATTTTATATACTGCCTTAGCCTCCATCTTTATCCTTGTATCAGGATTAGCCTTAGCATTCTATGGCGATAACTTCACCCTTAATATTACCGAATTAGGCTTAAAAGAATATCCTCAAACCCTAGAAATCTTAGCCTATATCGGTTTTCTTATTGCTTTTGGCGTAAAATTACCAATTTTTCCTTTCCATACTTGGCTACCTGATGCCCATAGCGAAGCCTCAGCGCCCGTCTCCATGGTTTTAGCGGGGGTTTTGTTGAAAATGGGTGGTTATGGTTTAATTCGGTTCAATATGGAAATTTTACCTGATGCCAATATTTATTTTGCCCCATTATTAGTAACATTAGGGGTAATTAACATAGTTTACGGCGCATTTACTGCCTTCGGACAAACCAACCTCAAACGCCGTTTAGCATCCTCATCTATCTCACACATGGGTTTTGTCTTAATCGGTATCGCCTCTTTCACCGATTTAGGTATGAATGGAGCTATGCTACAAATGTTATCCCATGGTTTAATTGCTGCCGCTTTATTTTATCTCTCTGGAGTAGCTAAAGAGCGCACTCACACCCTCATGATGGATGAAATGGGAGGTTTAGCAAAAGTAATGCCCAAAACCTTTGCACTATTTACCATCGCTTCCATGGCTTCTTTAGCATTACCCGGTATGAGTGGTTTTGTCAGTGAATTATCAGTATTTCTCGGTATTGCTCAGAGTGACGCTTACAGTGCTACTTTTAAAGTAGTTGT
This region includes:
- a CDS encoding NAD(P)H-quinone oxidoreductase subunit 4; protein product: MSEFPYLTAMIALPLVGALAIPLIPDKYGKNIRNYTLIISLLNFGLIVYGFWQNFTIGITDLQLQESYNWFPEIGLRWALGVDGISMPLIILSGLISTLAILASWQVQNKSKLYYFLLLVLSSAQIGVFAAQDLLLFFFMWELELVPVYILISIWGGNKRLYAATKFILYTALASIFILVSGLALAFYGDNFTLNITELGLKEYPQTLEILAYIGFLIAFGVKLPIFPFHTWLPDAHSEASAPVSMVLAGVLLKMGGYGLIRFNMEILPDANIYFAPLLVTLGVINIVYGAFTAFGQTNLKRRLASSSISHMGFVLIGIASFTDLGMNGAMLQMLSHGLIAAALFYLSGVAKERTHTLMMDEMGGLAKVMPKTFALFTIASMASLALPGMSGFVSELSVFLGIAQSDAYSATFKVVVTVLAGVGLILTPIYLLSMLRVVFYGKKENNLNLPSFGVDAQPREIFITVCLILPIIGIGLYPKMITNTYDSDTVQVASKVRSSLAIIAQQKVSHQSDVTLADTEVLYAPNIEQN
- the lepB gene encoding signal peptidase I, yielding MTEKLTPQNPTDKTPPEGENVIKEVVQTIILALFLSFGIRTFVAEARYIPSSSMEPTLQINDKLIIEKMTYRFRTPKREEIIVFNATEALQKEGFNSAFIKRVIGIPGDEVMVKDRVVTVNGKVVEEDYIKEAPSYNFGPVVVPPDNYLVLGDNRNNSYDSHMWGYVPKDKIVGRALVRFWPPNRLGVIDSAE
- the gatA gene encoding Asp-tRNA(Asn)/Glu-tRNA(Gln) amidotransferase subunit GatA; translated protein: MPSISNLHQQLKNKERSAREITEEYLTIIEQREPQLKSFLHITADLARDGARRVDEKISRGEEIGILEGIPMAIKDNMSTKGIPTTCGSRILENFKPSYESTVTEKLHQQGAIILGKTNLDEFAMGSSTENSAYQVTANPWDLTRVPGGSSGGSAAAVAGGECVVSLGSDTGGSIRQPASLCGVVGLKPTYGLVSRFGLVAYASSLDQIGPFAQTVEDSALLLSAIAGYDSKDSTSLKVEIPDYTQFFSTDLQGVKVGIITETFGEGLDAEVAQSVHDGVKVLEGMGAVVKQISCPRFRYGLPVYYIIAPSEASANLARYDAVKYGLREDSENLLEMYTKTRALGFGKEVKRRIMLGTYTLSAGYYDAYYLKAQKVRTLIKQDFDQAFADVDVLISPTSPTTAFKAGEKTDDPLTMYLSDLMTIPVNLAGLPGMSIPCGFDGQNLPIGMQLIGNVLREDILFKVGYAFQHATDWHTKKPIF
- a CDS encoding shikimate dehydrogenase gives rise to the protein MLKITGKTKLLGIIGDPIEHSLSPIIQNRALELKGLDYLYVPFAVKGEDLATALNGFWVTGIHGFNVTIPHKQAVMPLLKHISPSALLIGAVNTVWRMADGWHGTNTDIDGFMAPLQRLNRCWQDISPLIIGNGGAARAVVVGCAKLGCKNIKVIGRNQEKLAQFKDSWDYAQLNAPIDIYTMDQLPSLIPASELIVNTTPMGMSPHSALSPLSLSEIKLLSSCHIVYDLIYNPSPTLLLQQAQQQGATIIDGTEMLVQQGAVGFQIWTGETPPLEEMGRALGDFLH
- a CDS encoding response regulator; the encoded protein is MFFPALSSNLSFLRLPVRWLRLIPFTIQASLVVGLVGYFSYRNGMQTVEYFADNTMTDISQRTSHYLDTYLDKAQAINQLNIEAYQTGLIDLKDQENLAQYFYHQVKQFDFAYVNVGGADGSFTGAGYVNRWAKELEIVLMKSSQPGDLVIHNTDDEGNILEIKKIIKDSKILQTSWYQDAVNAKESIWSNIYFWGDEEANHMISISTSAPLRDQNNQLIGVFGVDIELGQINQFLAQIKTHPQQHIFIIEPSGLMVANSENVVNSLFLNGKGERLSALTVDSPLINEVSQELLQKYGQWQNIPPEIIRLSNQTYVKVTPYQDEGGLNWLMVTVIPQSALQGELGRNLSFTLVMTGTALILMAFLGVITSKRNQNLPGVIYKYVKGADGKDKFISVSEKCHELCGISGESLLKSSDVFWQGIHPDDISLVKDNMEKSANTLQPFQGEVRLKMPDNNYRWFEAAAIPSKQINGDIIWEGFLIDITTRKESEIAIKEAKEKAERATQAKSQFLANMSHEIRTPMNGVIGIIKLLEDTPLNEEQQDLVQTIRDSGETLLTVINDILDFSKIESGNFTVENHIFNLPQVIDSITKLFEQQALQKYIDFRTKIESSMPEMVRGDCTRLRQILLNLVGNAIKFTNQGEVVLTIGARRLNHNQQELFISIQDTGIGIAEDRIFLLFKPFTQADNSISRQFGGTGLGLSISKSLVKLMGGKIWAVSNGKIGGDPPENWQYNQDYQPSVGSTFYFNIIVETVVEVEINHSPSSAQNQTNNEGKDTNLTILLAEDNRVNQKVALLTLKKLGYTADVACNGKEVLAKLDKIPYDVILMDMQMPEMDGLTATRKIREEYQHQPYIIALTANALDGDAQICFEAGMNDYISKPLRLEVLQKALNFKI